A single region of the Acidobacteriota bacterium genome encodes:
- a CDS encoding Uma2 family endonuclease, which yields MVQTKSQIALAAVEYPCSDGIPMAETERHAMATMDARQALGWHFRDRPDVYVGVDMLLYYVEGDPKRTVAPDVFVVLGSPKLPPRDNWLVWAEGGRTPDFVLEITSKATQAVDEGRKRRLYRELGVGEYWQYDPTGDYLDPALKGSRLIDGRYRPIKAVTELDGRLRYRSDLGLELRLERDELRFFDADSDAYLPTCEEAFERSAQLEEARREIAGLKAELAASKR from the coding sequence ATGGTTCAAACGAAGAGCCAGATCGCCCTCGCTGCAGTTGAGTACCCGTGCTCGGACGGCATCCCCATGGCTGAGACCGAACGTCACGCCATGGCCACGATGGATGCGCGTCAGGCGCTTGGGTGGCACTTCCGGGATCGCCCGGACGTGTACGTCGGCGTGGACATGCTGCTCTACTACGTCGAGGGCGACCCGAAACGAACCGTAGCGCCCGACGTCTTCGTCGTTCTGGGCTCGCCGAAGCTACCGCCGAGGGACAACTGGCTGGTGTGGGCGGAGGGCGGTAGAACGCCCGACTTCGTGCTGGAGATCACGTCGAAGGCAACCCAGGCGGTTGACGAGGGCCGCAAACGCCGGCTGTACCGTGAACTCGGCGTCGGCGAGTACTGGCAGTACGACCCGACGGGTGACTACCTGGACCCGGCGCTCAAGGGTTCGCGGCTGATCGACGGCCGGTATCGGCCGATCAAGGCCGTCACCGAGTTGGACGGCCGCCTCCGCTACCGTAGCGACCTGGGCCTCGAACTTCGGCTCGAACGCGACGAGCTTCGGTTCTTCGACGCCGACAGCGACGCGTATCTGCCGACCTGCGAGGAGGCATTCGAGCGCTCCGCTCAGTTGGAGGAGGCCCGGCGGGAGATCGCGGGTCTCAAAGCGGAACTGGCGGCGAGCAAGCGATAA
- a CDS encoding RES family NAD+ phosphorylase — protein sequence MKVWRLARTQWAPDVATILSGEGALRRGGRWSPPGVRAVYCSETSSLAVLEILVGLPFGVDHPAYRIVDLTLPDDSIAHLEVERADPDSQSLGASALSRHLAIAVPSVVNPLEKNVVINPLHPQYDRVKPGVLRRFRLDPRLG from the coding sequence GTGAAGGTCTGGCGGCTTGCCCGGACGCAGTGGGCGCCGGACGTGGCCACGATCCTTAGCGGCGAAGGTGCTCTGCGCCGTGGCGGCAGGTGGAGTCCGCCTGGAGTGCGGGCCGTCTACTGCAGCGAAACCTCGTCGTTGGCAGTGCTCGAGATTCTGGTCGGCCTGCCCTTCGGTGTGGACCATCCCGCCTACCGGATCGTGGATCTGACGCTACCGGACGACTCGATCGCCCATCTCGAGGTCGAACGGGCGGATCCGGACAGCCAGAGCCTGGGGGCGTCCGCCCTGAGCCGCCACCTGGCGATCGCCGTACCGAGCGTCGTCAACCCGCTTGAGAAGAACGTCGTCATCAACCCGCTGCATCCGCAATACGACCGTGTGAAGCCTGGTGTGCTTCGCCGGTTCCGTCTCGACCCGCGGCTCGGGTAG